In the genome of Telluria beijingensis, one region contains:
- a CDS encoding sulfhydrogenase subunit delta, giving the protein MKPRIAVHKFSSCDGCQLAFLNLGETLLLLPQLVDIVHFAEAGPVAADEAVDVAFVEGSISTPHDLERIRQVRASATWLVTIGACATAGGVQALRGMADAKAWVQGIYASPEYVETLVSSTPIARHVKVDLELWGCPVNGRQVLGALRALLSGVMPPEEEDKVCLECKRRQYVCVMVAQGSPCMGPVTRTGCGALCPSFGRDCYGCYGPAENLNTRSLSRWLEGLGLVREEVARRYLFINNGAPAFRKAGLEATGAEDE; this is encoded by the coding sequence ATGAAGCCGCGTATCGCCGTTCATAAATTCAGTTCCTGCGATGGTTGCCAGCTCGCCTTTCTCAACCTCGGGGAAACGCTCTTGCTGCTGCCGCAACTGGTCGACATCGTGCACTTCGCGGAAGCCGGACCGGTAGCGGCGGACGAAGCGGTGGATGTCGCGTTCGTCGAGGGAAGCATTTCGACCCCGCACGACCTCGAGCGCATCCGCCAGGTGCGGGCCAGCGCCACCTGGCTGGTGACGATCGGCGCCTGCGCGACCGCGGGCGGGGTGCAGGCGCTGCGCGGGATGGCCGACGCCAAGGCGTGGGTGCAGGGCATCTACGCCAGTCCGGAGTATGTCGAGACCCTGGTCAGTTCCACGCCGATCGCGCGGCACGTCAAGGTCGATCTCGAACTCTGGGGTTGTCCGGTCAACGGCAGGCAAGTGCTGGGCGCCCTGCGCGCCCTGCTGTCAGGCGTGATGCCGCCGGAAGAAGAAGACAAGGTCTGCCTCGAGTGCAAGCGCCGCCAGTATGTCTGCGTCATGGTAGCGCAGGGATCTCCCTGCATGGGACCGGTCACGCGCACCGGATGCGGCGCCCTGTGTCCCTCGTTTGGACGTGACTGCTACGGCTGCTACGGGCCCGCCGAGAATCTGAATACCCGGTCGCTGTCTCGCTGGCTGGAAGGACTGGGACTGGTCAGGGAAGAAGTCGCGCGCCGCTACCTGTTCATCAACAATGGCGCGCCGGCTTTCCGCAAGGCGGGCCTGGAAGCGACGGGAGCCGAAGATGAATGA
- a CDS encoding Ni/Fe hydrogenase subunit alpha has protein sequence MNDKRTVGIRVPVLARVEGEGALEIDIADGRIASLRLRIYEPPRLFEKFLQGRAWHEVPDMVARICGICPVAYQMSAVHALERIFGIDPGPWVRAMRRVMYCGEWIESHCLHIHLLAAPDFLGCSSVIELAQDHPDQVRRGLALQALGNDLIRLLGARSVHPVGVRVGGFHHAPAPQAAAALCQRLREALPEAQALLAWTAALPLPDSAQQFPSVALHHPHEYPMNEGRIVSSQGLDIGADDYESRFAEHQVPHSTALHSLLQGQAYLVGPLARVNLNHHLLPEPVRAGLAAAGIPFPSSNVFHSIVARAAEVWCALLEALRLLEQYRLPDAPWAEIIPRAGIGMACTEAPRGILWHRYETDGDGIIRRARIVPPTSQNQARIEQDLLQSLEDFGLDRPDDELRRRGETVIRNYDPCISCATHFLTLAVRRR, from the coding sequence ATGAATGACAAGCGCACGGTCGGCATCCGGGTACCGGTATTGGCCCGGGTGGAAGGCGAGGGCGCGCTCGAGATCGACATCGCGGACGGCCGGATTGCCAGCCTCAGGCTGCGCATCTATGAGCCGCCGCGCCTGTTCGAGAAGTTCCTCCAGGGGCGCGCCTGGCACGAGGTGCCAGACATGGTGGCGCGTATCTGCGGGATCTGCCCGGTCGCCTACCAGATGAGTGCCGTGCATGCGCTGGAGCGCATCTTCGGGATCGATCCCGGCCCCTGGGTGCGGGCGATGCGCAGGGTGATGTATTGCGGCGAATGGATAGAGAGCCACTGCCTGCACATCCACCTGCTGGCGGCGCCTGACTTCCTGGGCTGCAGCAGTGTCATCGAGCTGGCGCAGGACCATCCGGACCAAGTGCGGCGCGGGCTGGCCCTGCAGGCCCTCGGCAACGACCTGATCCGGCTGCTTGGTGCGCGCTCGGTGCATCCAGTCGGCGTGCGGGTCGGTGGCTTCCACCATGCGCCAGCGCCGCAAGCGGCAGCGGCGCTGTGCCAGCGGCTGCGGGAGGCCCTGCCGGAAGCGCAGGCGCTGCTGGCCTGGACCGCGGCGCTGCCGCTGCCGGACAGCGCGCAGCAGTTTCCCAGCGTCGCCCTGCACCATCCGCACGAGTATCCGATGAACGAGGGCCGCATCGTGTCCAGCCAGGGGCTCGACATCGGCGCGGACGACTACGAAAGCCGCTTCGCCGAACACCAGGTGCCGCACTCTACAGCCCTGCACAGCCTGCTGCAGGGGCAGGCCTACCTGGTCGGGCCGCTCGCCCGTGTCAACCTGAACCATCATCTTCTGCCGGAACCCGTGCGCGCGGGGCTGGCCGCGGCCGGGATCCCCTTCCCCAGTTCGAATGTCTTCCACAGCATCGTGGCGCGCGCCGCTGAAGTGTGGTGCGCCTTGCTGGAGGCGCTCCGGCTCCTGGAGCAATACCGCTTGCCTGATGCGCCATGGGCGGAGATCATCCCGCGTGCCGGCATCGGGATGGCATGCACCGAGGCTCCACGCGGCATCCTGTGGCACCGCTACGAGACCGACGGCGACGGAATCATCCGGCGGGCGCGGATCGTCCCGCCGACCAGCCAGAACCAGGCACGGATCGAACAGGACCTCTTGCAATCGCTCGAGGATTTCGGCCTGGACCGTCCCGACGACGAGCTGCGCCGGCGTGGAGAGACTGTGATCCGCAACTACGATCCCTGCATCTCCTGCGCGACACACTTCCTCACGCTTGCGGTGCGGCGCCGATGA
- a CDS encoding hydrogenase maturation protease, protein MSRVRIIGIGSACGDDRIGWDAIAALEAGGMSGRYPAGSVEACRCERPAELLALLRDVDAIILVDALQSGARPGTVRKLDPHALAASPGSVSSHGFSVAESIALGRVLAILPPILLVYGVEAGQAAPGTEPDPAVRAAIPGLLDTIADDLGRIIR, encoded by the coding sequence ATGAGCCGGGTCCGCATCATCGGCATCGGCTCCGCCTGCGGCGACGACCGTATCGGCTGGGACGCCATCGCGGCGCTGGAGGCCGGCGGCATGTCGGGACGCTACCCGGCCGGCTCGGTCGAAGCCTGCCGCTGCGAGCGGCCGGCCGAACTGCTGGCGCTGCTGCGCGACGTGGATGCCATCATCCTGGTCGACGCGCTGCAAAGCGGAGCCCGCCCCGGCACGGTCAGGAAGCTCGACCCCCATGCGCTGGCGGCGTCGCCCGGCTCGGTGTCGAGCCACGGCTTCAGCGTGGCCGAGAGTATCGCCCTCGGCCGGGTGCTCGCCATCCTGCCCCCGATCCTGCTGGTGTACGGCGTGGAGGCGGGTCAGGCGGCGCCAGGCACCGAGCCGGACCCGGCGGTCCGCGCCGCCATCCCGGGCTTGCTCGACACGATCGCCGACGATCTCGGCCGGATTATCCGATGA
- a CDS encoding HlyD family secretion protein has translation MVDEGDLVRRGQVVARMDLQSLQAQRAESVVRERQARDAVAGTQAQLAMRRGEEAAAAAMVVQRLSELEAAERRLQRSTALAGKGAIATQELDDDYARVRSIGAAVEAARAQRQAAGAAIASAQAQLVGARSAVLVAEATTARVDAELREGVLTAPRAGRIQYRLAQPGEVVAGGGKVLNLIDLTDVYMSFFVPETAAGRIALGTEVRLQLDAVPDFVVPATVSYVASVAQFTPKTVETASERQKLMFRVKAQVDRRILERYAGHVKAGVPGVAWIRLDDRQPWPPELALRETR, from the coding sequence CTGGTCGACGAGGGCGACCTCGTCAGGCGCGGCCAGGTGGTCGCGCGCATGGACCTGCAGTCACTGCAGGCGCAGCGTGCCGAATCCGTGGTCAGGGAGCGGCAGGCACGCGACGCCGTCGCCGGCACCCAGGCCCAGCTGGCCATGCGCCGCGGCGAAGAAGCGGCGGCCGCGGCGATGGTCGTTCAGCGCCTGAGCGAACTGGAGGCGGCCGAGCGCCGGCTGCAGCGTTCCACTGCGCTGGCCGGGAAGGGCGCCATCGCGACCCAGGAACTCGATGACGATTACGCCCGCGTGCGCAGCATCGGCGCGGCCGTGGAGGCGGCGCGCGCCCAGCGCCAGGCCGCCGGCGCCGCCATCGCGTCGGCGCAGGCCCAGTTGGTCGGCGCACGCTCGGCCGTGCTGGTCGCCGAGGCAACCACGGCGCGTGTCGACGCCGAACTACGGGAGGGTGTCCTCACTGCGCCGCGCGCAGGCCGCATCCAGTACCGGTTGGCCCAGCCCGGCGAAGTCGTGGCGGGTGGCGGGAAGGTGCTGAACCTGATCGACCTGACCGACGTGTACATGAGCTTTTTCGTACCAGAGACCGCCGCCGGCCGGATCGCCCTGGGCACCGAGGTGCGCCTGCAGCTGGACGCGGTGCCCGACTTTGTGGTGCCCGCCACGGTCAGCTACGTCGCCAGTGTCGCCCAGTTCACCCCCAAAACCGTCGAAACCGCCAGCGAGCGCCAGAAGCTGATGTTCCGCGTCAAGGCCCAGGTCGACCGCCGGATACTGGAGCGCTATGCCGGCCACGTCAAGGCCGGAGTGCCTGGGGTGGCCTGGATACGGCTCGACGACAGGCAGCCCTGGCCGCCCGAGCTGGCGCTGCGGGAGACCCGATGA
- the rbbA gene encoding ribosome-associated ATPase/putative transporter RbbA, with protein MNAGSAPAARVSGLRMRYRQVVALDDISLEIPAGKVTGFIGPDGVGKSSLLAVLAGARRIQQGSVEVLGGDMCKARFRARVCPRIAYLPQGLGRNLYPTLSVEENLQFFARLFGHDARDRRERIDLLARSTGLHPFLARPTGQLSGGMKQKLGLCCALIHDPDLLLLDEPTTGVDPLARAQFWDLIGAIRASRPELTVLVATAYMDEAARFDRLVALDGGRILASGTPGDLLARTGAASLEQAFVRLLPDTRGARSEPPAPRLRLDAGQGEAATEATCLSRRFGGFVAVREVSFRIARGEIFGFIGSNGCGKTTTMKMLAGLLAPSSGELRVFGQRPRGFDAATRRRVGYMSQGFSLYQELTVRQNLLLHAGLFDLPEASIAPRCAAVARRFGLEAVLDALPGGLPLGVRQRLSLAVALVHGPELLILDEPTSGVDPVARDGFWEQLLQLSRQDGVTIFVSTHFMNEAERCDRVALMHAGVVLASGTPRSLCAERNAASLEEAFIGWLRQADDSPAPVAPPPRPMPVRRGGDWLGRAGSYCRRESLELRRDPVRAALAMLGSLLLMIVIGYGISMDVENLRYAVLDRDQTVLSRDYALNLSGSRYFVERAPLSSYEELDRRMRSGELALAIEIPPGFARAVGRRTPVQVGAWIDGANPVRAETVDGFVQGMHQHWLVTRSARTGRVPERSAVAVETRFRYNPDVRSMPAMVPAIIALLLLNLPAMQAALAVVREKEMGSIVNLYVTPVRRSEFLIGKQAPYVALAMLNFVLMTLLAVAVLGVPLKGSMATLALAAFLFCICSTGIGLLASTFTRSQIGAIFFTMIGTMLPAIQYAGLINPVTALEGAGRLLGEAYPASHMLTISRGVFGKALAIADLAPDFLALLAAIPVILGLAIAVLPKQER; from the coding sequence ATGAACGCAGGGAGCGCCCCGGCGGCCCGCGTCTCCGGCCTGCGCATGCGCTACCGGCAGGTCGTGGCGCTGGACGACATCTCGCTCGAGATTCCGGCCGGCAAGGTCACCGGCTTCATCGGGCCAGACGGGGTAGGTAAATCCAGCCTGCTGGCGGTGCTGGCCGGCGCCCGCCGGATCCAGCAGGGCAGCGTGGAAGTGCTGGGAGGCGACATGTGCAAGGCCCGCTTCCGTGCCCGGGTCTGCCCGCGGATCGCCTACCTTCCGCAAGGCCTGGGCAGGAACCTGTATCCGACCCTGTCGGTCGAGGAGAACCTGCAATTTTTCGCGCGCCTGTTCGGTCATGATGCACGCGACCGGCGCGAGCGCATCGACCTGCTCGCCAGGAGCACCGGCCTCCATCCCTTTCTCGCCCGGCCGACAGGACAGCTGTCGGGAGGAATGAAACAGAAGCTTGGGCTGTGCTGCGCCCTGATCCACGATCCCGACCTGCTGCTGCTGGACGAGCCGACCACCGGCGTCGATCCGCTGGCGCGGGCGCAGTTCTGGGACCTGATCGGTGCGATCCGCGCGAGCCGCCCGGAGCTGACGGTGCTGGTCGCCACGGCCTACATGGATGAAGCCGCGCGCTTCGACCGGCTGGTGGCGCTCGACGGCGGCCGGATCCTGGCGTCCGGCACGCCGGGCGACTTGCTGGCGCGGACCGGGGCCGCGAGCCTGGAACAGGCCTTCGTCCGGCTGCTGCCGGACACGCGGGGCGCCAGATCGGAGCCCCCGGCGCCAAGGCTGCGGCTGGATGCGGGGCAGGGCGAAGCGGCCACCGAGGCAACGTGCCTGTCGCGCCGCTTCGGCGGCTTCGTCGCGGTCAGGGAAGTCAGTTTCCGGATCGCGCGCGGCGAGATCTTCGGTTTCATCGGATCGAACGGCTGCGGCAAGACCACTACCATGAAGATGCTGGCCGGCCTGCTCGCGCCCAGCAGCGGCGAGCTGCGTGTATTCGGCCAGCGTCCGCGCGGATTCGATGCCGCCACCAGGCGGCGCGTGGGCTATATGTCGCAGGGCTTCTCGCTCTACCAGGAGCTCACTGTACGCCAGAACCTGCTGCTGCATGCAGGCCTGTTCGACCTGCCCGAGGCGAGCATCGCCCCGCGTTGCGCCGCCGTGGCCCGGCGCTTTGGGCTGGAAGCAGTGCTGGATGCCCTGCCGGGTGGTCTGCCGCTGGGTGTACGGCAGCGCCTGTCGCTGGCCGTGGCGCTGGTGCACGGACCGGAGCTGCTGATCCTCGACGAACCGACCTCCGGGGTGGATCCGGTCGCGCGCGACGGCTTCTGGGAACAGTTGCTGCAGCTGTCGCGCCAGGATGGGGTGACGATCTTCGTGTCGACGCACTTCATGAACGAGGCCGAGCGCTGCGACCGGGTCGCCCTGATGCATGCCGGCGTCGTGCTGGCCAGCGGCACGCCGCGGTCCTTGTGCGCGGAACGCAACGCGGCCTCGCTGGAAGAGGCGTTCATTGGCTGGCTGCGCCAGGCCGACGACAGCCCGGCGCCGGTGGCGCCGCCGCCGCGGCCGATGCCGGTCCGTCGCGGCGGCGACTGGCTGGGGCGGGCGGGCAGCTATTGCCGGCGCGAATCGCTGGAGCTGCGGCGCGACCCCGTGCGCGCCGCTCTGGCGATGCTCGGATCGCTGCTCCTGATGATCGTGATCGGCTACGGGATCAGCATGGATGTCGAGAACCTGCGGTATGCCGTCCTCGACCGTGACCAGACCGTGCTCAGCCGCGATTACGCGCTCAACCTGTCGGGCTCGCGCTACTTCGTCGAGCGCGCTCCGCTGTCGAGCTACGAGGAGCTGGACCGGCGCATGCGTTCGGGCGAGCTGGCCCTGGCCATCGAGATCCCGCCCGGCTTCGCACGGGCGGTCGGGCGCCGGACCCCGGTCCAGGTGGGCGCCTGGATCGATGGGGCGAACCCGGTGCGGGCCGAAACGGTGGACGGTTTCGTGCAGGGCATGCATCAGCACTGGCTCGTCACCCGGTCCGCACGCACCGGCCGGGTGCCGGAAAGGAGTGCTGTGGCGGTGGAAACCCGCTTCCGCTACAACCCGGACGTGCGCAGCATGCCGGCCATGGTGCCCGCGATCATCGCCTTGCTGCTGCTGAACCTGCCGGCGATGCAAGCCGCACTTGCCGTCGTGCGCGAGAAAGAAATGGGCTCGATCGTCAACCTGTATGTCACGCCGGTGAGGCGCAGCGAGTTCCTGATCGGCAAACAGGCGCCCTATGTGGCGCTGGCGATGCTGAACTTCGTCCTGATGACGCTGCTTGCCGTGGCCGTCCTCGGCGTGCCGCTCAAGGGCAGTATGGCGACCCTGGCACTGGCGGCCTTCCTGTTCTGCATCTGCTCGACAGGGATCGGTCTGCTCGCTTCCACCTTTACCCGCAGCCAGATCGGCGCCATCTTCTTCACGATGATCGGGACCATGCTGCCCGCCATTCAGTACGCCGGACTGATCAACCCGGTCACGGCCCTGGAGGGAGCGGGCCGGCTGCTCGGCGAAGCCTACCCGGCCTCGCACATGCTGACCATTAGCCGCGGCGTGTTCGGCAAGGCCCTTGCCATTGCCGACCTGGCGCCGGACTTCCTGGCCCTGCTGGCGGCAATCCCCGTGATCCTCGGCCTCGCGATTGCGGTGCTACCGAAGCAGGAGCGCTGA
- a CDS encoding ABC transporter permease produces the protein MAGVSLRKIGRLGIKELWSLLRDPVMLILIVYSFTGGVYVASTAQPDTLSRAALAIVDEDGSPLSVRIREVFAPPQFMPPDLITLDQADVRLDRGRATFVLVIPAGFQRRVLAGRDAALQLNVDATRMSQAFTGSAYIQQIALGEVATFLQGVRLQPRPAVELSIRARFNPALAPSWFGGLMEVVNNITMLSVILTGAALIREREHGTVEHLLVMPVTPLELMLAKSWSMAAVVLLAALTALLLVLGSLLKVEVQGSVVLFAIGAALHLFATTSLGLLMATVARNMPQFGLLVILALLPLEMLSGANTPRESIPAGLRELMLLAPTTHFVELSQAILFRGAGIGTVWTSFLALLAIGAALFGLALSRFSQAMRQG, from the coding sequence ATGGCCGGTGTCTCGCTGAGGAAGATCGGCCGGCTCGGCATCAAGGAGCTGTGGAGCCTGCTGCGCGATCCGGTGATGCTGATCCTGATCGTCTACTCCTTCACAGGGGGAGTCTACGTGGCGTCCACCGCCCAGCCGGATACGCTATCGCGCGCTGCGCTCGCCATCGTCGATGAGGACGGGTCGCCGCTGTCCGTGCGCATTCGGGAAGTGTTTGCGCCACCGCAGTTCATGCCTCCCGATCTGATCACACTCGACCAGGCCGATGTCCGTCTCGACCGCGGACGCGCGACCTTCGTGCTGGTGATACCGGCCGGTTTCCAGCGCCGCGTCCTGGCCGGGCGGGACGCGGCACTGCAACTGAACGTCGATGCCACCCGGATGAGCCAGGCGTTCACCGGCAGCGCCTATATACAGCAGATCGCGCTGGGGGAAGTCGCCACCTTCCTCCAGGGGGTGCGCCTGCAGCCTCGTCCGGCGGTCGAGCTGAGCATCCGTGCCCGCTTCAATCCGGCCCTCGCCCCATCCTGGTTCGGCGGCCTGATGGAAGTGGTAAACAACATCACCATGCTGTCGGTGATCCTTACCGGCGCCGCTCTGATCCGCGAACGCGAGCACGGCACTGTCGAGCATCTGCTGGTGATGCCTGTGACGCCGCTCGAACTGATGCTGGCCAAGTCCTGGTCGATGGCGGCGGTCGTGCTACTGGCCGCGCTGACGGCGCTTCTGCTGGTCCTGGGAAGCCTGCTCAAGGTCGAGGTGCAGGGTTCGGTCGTGCTGTTCGCCATCGGCGCGGCGCTACACCTGTTCGCGACCACCTCCCTCGGCCTGCTGATGGCGACCGTGGCGCGCAATATGCCGCAGTTCGGCCTGCTGGTGATCCTGGCGCTCCTGCCGCTCGAGATGCTGTCCGGCGCGAATACACCGCGCGAGAGCATCCCGGCCGGCCTGCGCGAGCTGATGCTGCTGGCCCCTACCACGCATTTCGTCGAACTGAGCCAGGCCATCCTGTTTCGCGGCGCCGGCATTGGCACGGTGTGGACCTCGTTCCTGGCGTTGCTGGCGATCGGTGCGGCGCTGTTCGGCCTGGCGCTGTCGCGCTTTTCGCAAGCGATGCGGCAGGGCTGA
- a CDS encoding helix-turn-helix domain-containing protein yields MNDMTFHAETRAPIPQSTAVICSRCVARNACLPSGIGTLDILRLDKLVGYRRRLARDEVLFRKDQPFAMIYAVRFGHLKSSRPDHRGHPHVTGFYMAGELLGLDAIYAGRHACTTVALEDSEVCEIPYSRFQESMHESLPLMQRFHAALSHEIVREQNALLHADMSGAERLATLLLDLSARYAERGYSGRRFRLRMSRADMGNYLGLTIESISRLLGRFRDEHWIALDKREIELLDPGRLEALLSAAPGEPGVSHEEE; encoded by the coding sequence ATGAACGATATGACGTTCCATGCCGAAACTCGTGCGCCGATCCCGCAGTCAACAGCGGTGATCTGTTCCCGCTGCGTGGCGCGCAACGCGTGCCTGCCGTCCGGCATCGGCACCCTGGATATCCTTCGACTCGACAAACTGGTCGGATACCGGCGGCGCCTGGCGCGCGACGAGGTCCTGTTCCGCAAGGACCAGCCGTTTGCCATGATCTATGCGGTCCGCTTCGGCCACCTGAAGTCGTCGCGACCCGACCACCGGGGCCATCCGCATGTCACCGGTTTCTACATGGCCGGCGAATTGCTCGGGCTCGACGCCATCTATGCCGGACGGCATGCCTGCACCACGGTCGCACTTGAAGACAGCGAAGTATGCGAGATCCCTTACAGCAGGTTTCAGGAATCGATGCATGAATCACTGCCCTTGATGCAGCGGTTCCATGCCGCCCTGAGCCACGAGATCGTGCGTGAGCAAAATGCGTTGCTGCATGCGGACATGAGCGGTGCGGAGCGTCTCGCCACCCTGCTACTGGATCTGTCCGCACGCTATGCCGAACGCGGCTATTCCGGACGGCGCTTCCGCCTGCGCATGTCGCGCGCCGACATGGGAAACTACCTTGGCTTGACGATCGAAAGCATCAGTCGCTTGCTGGGCCGCTTCCGCGACGAGCACTGGATCGCGCTGGACAAGCGCGAGATCGAGCTGCTCGACCCTGGACGCCTCGAAGCGCTGCTGTCGGCCGCGCCCGGTGAACCGGGCGTCAGTCACGAAGAGGAATGA
- a CDS encoding cation-translocating P-type ATPase encodes MMPDAPEIAPRGLTGDEAARRLFRDGPNQLPDAGGRRWQRIAADAAREPMYLLLAGAAVLYLLLGEAREGAFLLGMVVLILCMTLFQEGRTERALQALRDLSSPTALVWRDGSVRRIPANDLVEGDVIELYEGDRVPADASLLTAAGLMVDESLLTGESVPVGKLAAPEGSPPATPGGADQPWVYSGTLVVQGHGLARVSATGARSEIGRIGAALGGIAAPPGRLQRETAQLARRFALLGGAVSAMLVGLLLLRGSELVQALLAGIALSMSMLPEEFPVILTVFPAIGAWRLARSQVLTRRLSAIEILGSTSVLCVDKTGTLTENRMAVARLWESGVAYDPASGAPMPAPHRELLQTALRASRGPGSDPMEAAFWRLAANVLPEGGALPASWSLVHEYGLTSQRPALVHVWDRGDGTVLVAAKGAPEMVVALCSAAAPLREKVLAAAAEMAAAGLRVLAVAQASTANGPWPEDPAGFGLELVGLIALADPLRADIPDAVAACRAAGLRIVMITGDHPETARAIARQAGMGAGEALTGAQIAALETEALARRLHGIDVCARIAPQQKLDIVQALQRGGAVVAMTGDGVNDAPALRAANVGVAMGRRGTDVAREAAELTLLDDRFASLVEAIASGRRIFGNMRKSMCYVLAMHVPIAGMALLPVLLGWPVMLYPLHIVFLELVIDPACSLAFEKEPPEKDLMRRPPRAAGESLFGQEAVVSALVQGVWVLALLIALYGWALSQLPESEARTVAFAGLVLCNLALLMSNRQRDGVGGILRVANPVFWGIVVVALLLLALAIYLPAAAAMLRLAPPASSTLLAAGLAAAVALAGLELRKWGVGRLRRRVDV; translated from the coding sequence ATGATGCCTGACGCACCAGAGATCGCTCCACGAGGCCTGACCGGTGACGAAGCCGCGCGCCGCCTTTTTCGGGACGGCCCCAACCAGTTGCCCGACGCCGGCGGAAGGCGCTGGCAGCGGATCGCCGCCGATGCCGCGCGCGAACCGATGTACCTGCTTCTCGCTGGCGCGGCTGTCCTCTACCTGCTGCTGGGCGAAGCGCGCGAAGGCGCTTTCCTGCTCGGCATGGTTGTCCTGATACTCTGCATGACCCTGTTCCAGGAGGGGCGTACCGAGCGAGCACTACAAGCCCTACGAGACCTGAGTTCGCCGACTGCACTGGTATGGCGCGACGGCAGTGTGCGACGCATTCCAGCGAACGACCTGGTCGAAGGCGACGTGATCGAATTGTACGAGGGGGATCGTGTACCTGCCGATGCGTCGCTGTTGACGGCGGCCGGACTGATGGTGGACGAATCCTTGTTGACGGGTGAATCGGTCCCCGTAGGCAAGCTGGCCGCGCCTGAGGGAAGTCCTCCGGCCACCCCCGGCGGTGCCGACCAGCCATGGGTGTATTCCGGAACGCTGGTCGTGCAGGGCCACGGACTGGCGCGCGTCAGCGCCACCGGCGCACGCAGCGAGATCGGGCGCATCGGCGCGGCGCTTGGCGGGATCGCCGCACCACCCGGACGCCTGCAGCGCGAGACTGCGCAGCTGGCGCGCCGCTTTGCGCTGTTGGGTGGGGCAGTCAGTGCCATGCTGGTCGGGCTGCTGCTGCTCCGTGGCAGTGAGCTGGTGCAGGCGCTGCTCGCCGGTATCGCCTTGTCGATGTCGATGCTGCCGGAGGAGTTCCCTGTCATTCTCACGGTGTTTCCCGCCATCGGGGCGTGGCGGCTGGCGCGCAGCCAGGTCCTGACACGTCGTCTGTCGGCCATTGAGATCCTTGGCTCGACATCGGTTTTGTGCGTCGACAAGACTGGCACCTTGACGGAGAATCGCATGGCCGTGGCCCGGCTGTGGGAGAGCGGCGTCGCCTACGATCCCGCCTCGGGTGCGCCGATGCCGGCGCCGCACCGCGAGCTGCTGCAGACGGCCTTGCGGGCCAGCCGCGGGCCAGGCAGCGATCCGATGGAAGCCGCGTTCTGGCGCCTGGCTGCCAATGTCCTGCCTGAGGGCGGAGCCCTGCCGGCGAGCTGGTCGTTAGTGCATGAGTACGGGCTGACCTCGCAACGGCCGGCCCTGGTGCATGTGTGGGACCGCGGCGACGGCACGGTCCTGGTGGCGGCAAAAGGGGCTCCCGAGATGGTAGTGGCGTTATGCAGCGCGGCCGCGCCCTTGCGCGAGAAGGTCCTGGCTGCCGCTGCGGAGATGGCCGCCGCAGGGCTGCGGGTGCTGGCGGTGGCGCAGGCGTCCACTGCGAATGGACCATGGCCGGAGGATCCCGCCGGCTTCGGACTCGAACTGGTCGGCCTGATAGCGCTGGCCGATCCGCTGCGCGCCGACATCCCGGATGCCGTGGCCGCATGCCGGGCAGCAGGTCTGCGCATCGTGATGATTACAGGCGATCATCCCGAGACCGCGCGCGCGATCGCGCGCCAGGCCGGTATGGGTGCCGGCGAGGCGCTCACGGGGGCACAGATCGCGGCGCTGGAGACCGAGGCGCTGGCGCGCCGCCTCCACGGCATCGACGTCTGTGCGCGCATCGCGCCACAACAGAAGCTCGACATCGTACAGGCTCTGCAGCGTGGCGGCGCCGTCGTCGCCATGACCGGGGACGGTGTCAACGACGCACCGGCCCTCCGTGCCGCCAATGTCGGCGTCGCGATGGGACGGCGCGGCACCGACGTCGCGCGCGAGGCAGCCGAGCTGACCCTCCTTGACGACCGCTTCGCTTCACTCGTCGAGGCAATCGCGTCTGGTCGCCGAATCTTCGGCAACATGCGCAAGTCGATGTGCTATGTGTTGGCGATGCATGTGCCGATCGCGGGGATGGCCCTGCTTCCGGTACTGCTGGGCTGGCCGGTCATGCTGTATCCGCTCCATATCGTCTTCCTCGAGCTGGTCATCGATCCCGCCTGTTCGCTGGCCTTCGAAAAAGAGCCTCCCGAGAAAGACCTGATGCGCAGGCCACCGCGCGCGGCGGGAGAATCGCTGTTCGGCCAGGAAGCCGTCGTCAGCGCACTGGTACAGGGTGTCTGGGTGCTGGCGCTCCTGATCGCGTTGTATGGCTGGGCACTGTCTCAGCTGCCCGAATCCGAAGCGCGCACGGTCGCCTTCGCAGGACTGGTCCTGTGCAACCTGGCCCTGCTGATGTCGAACCGCCAGCGCGATGGTGTCGGCGGGATCCTTCGGGTCGCCAATCCGGTGTTCTGGGGGATTGTCGTGGTGGCGCTGTTGCTGCTCGCGCTGGCAATCTACCTGCCGGCCGCCGCCGCGATGCTGCGGCTGGCGCCGCCGGCATCCTCAACCCTCTTGGCAGCCGGCCTGGCGGCGGCGGTGGCGCTGGCCGGTCTCGAGCTGCGCAAATGGGGAGTGGGGCGCCTGCGTCGACGAGTGGACGTCTAG